A segment of the Chitinophagaceae bacterium genome:
ATGCCATTGCAGTAGAAAATCCTTTTATAACCATTTTCCCAAACCCTGCCGATGACTACATGACCATTCAATGGGATAAAAACCAAAAAGTCTCTTCCGTAAAAATATATGATGTAAAGGGAAATGAGGTATCTGATGGGGGATTGGGGATTGGATATGGGGTATCTATAGATATAAAAACCATGCCAAAGGGAGAATATATTGTGGTGGTATATGGAGAAAAAGGAGAGATTTTAAAGGCGGAGAAAGTACTAAAAGAGTAATGAAAAAATAATTGCAAGGGCAGAAAAACTTCTGTCTTCATTAT
Coding sequences within it:
- a CDS encoding T9SS type A sorting domain-containing protein, translating into AIAVENPFITIFPNPADDYMTIQWDKNQKVSSVKIYDVKGNEVSDGGLGIGYGVSIDIKTMPKGEYIVVVYGEKGEILKAEKVLKE